The sequence CGGGCCGACCTGCGCGTCGAACCTGAAATGCCTGTGCCGACAACACTATCGATTGTCCGTAGTACATTTAAGCCATGGATGCCGCCATGTACCTCCGAATCAGCAGCGACCCGTCCGGGCAGGCGCTCGGCGTCGCACGTCAACGCGAGGATTGCGTGGCGTTGTGCGCCGCTAAGGGCTGGACGCCGGTGGAGTACGTCGACAACGACGTGAGCGCACGAGCGCCAAGAAGCGGCCCGCCTATGAGCGGATGCTCGCCGACATTCGCGACGGCCGGATCGGCGCCGTGGTGGCGTGGGACCTGGACCGGTTGCATCGGCGGCCGATCGAGCTCGAACGGTTCATGGACCTCGCCGACACGCACCGGCTGGCGCTGGCCACCGTGTCCGGCGACGTCGATCTGTCGACCGCGCAAGGCCGACTCACCGCGCGACTCAAAGGTGCGGTGGCGCGTCACGAGATCGAGCACAAATCAGACCGGCAGAAGCGGGCGGCGCAGCAGAAGGCCACCCGAGGGGAACCGCAGTGGCGCAACGCATTCGGATTCCTGCGCGACGGTAGCCGCACACCCGATCCGGTGACCGCGCCACTGGTAAAGCAAGCTTACGAGTCGATCCTGTCCGGCGGGTCTATCAGCGACATCGCCCGCGAGTGGAACGCCGCCGGCGCATACGGGTTGACCGGCAAGCTGTGGTCAGCGTCGACGGTGAGCCTGTTCCTGCGCAAGCCGCGCAACGCCGGGCTGCGTGACCACAACGGCGAGATCGTCGGCGCCGGCACCTGGCCGCCGCTGGTCGACGAGGAGACCTGGCGGGCCGCGCAGGCGGTGCTCGACGCACCCGGCCGCGCGCCGGGCCGCAAGACCGTTCGCAAGCACCTGCTCACCGGTGTGCTGCGGTGCGGCAAATCGGGATGCGGCGGCTACCTCTCCGGGCAGTGGGTCATGCAACCGACGGGCGGCAAGTCGGGGCGGCCGAAGGCGGGCGAGGTCAAGGAACCGTCCGGGCAGATGGCCCACTCAATCACCTACGGCTGCAAGTCGTGTCGCGGTGTGTCGATCCGCGCCGAGCACGTCGAGCCGCTGATCTACGCCGCCGTTGCCGAGCGGCTGGCGCGCTCGGATGCGGTGGACCTGTTGAAGGTCGCCGAGCATGATGCCGCCGAGGCCGAGCAGTTACGCGCCGAGAAGCAGCGGCTCTACGCGCAGATACGGGAGGCCGAGGCCGCACCTGTTCCCGCGACTATGCGCACCCACCGCCACGCTGTGGACCGGCCGAGCCGCCCACCGTCGAACCCAACAGCCAGCGCGGGG is a genomic window of Mycobacterium sp. ITM-2016-00318 containing:
- a CDS encoding recombinase family protein, which codes for MLADIRDGRIGAVVAWDLDRLHRRPIELERFMDLADTHRLALATVSGDVDLSTAQGRLTARLKGAVARHEIEHKSDRQKRAAQQKATRGEPQWRNAFGFLRDGSRTPDPVTAPLVKQAYESILSGGSISDIAREWNAAGAYGLTGKLWSASTVSLFLRKPRNAGLRDHNGEIVGAGTWPPLVDEETWRAAQAVLDAPGRAPGRKTVRKHLLTGVLRCGKSGCGGYLSGQWVMQPTGGKSGRPKAGEVKEPSGQMAHSITYGCKSCRGVSIRAEHVEPLIYAAVAERLARSDAVDLLKVAEHDAAEAEQLRAEKQRLYAQIREAEAAPVPATMRTHRHAVDRPSRPPSNPTASAGQ